Proteins found in one Streptomyces sp. NBC_00461 genomic segment:
- a CDS encoding permease yields MQKTDELVDVAPPSAIVAPPDAHPRRHVTGWPLSVGIATAAGLVAVLVLTGGGWLNQPAVAAWRTVCLAITVQALPFLLLGTALSGAINAFVPADLFTRILPRRPALAVPVAGVAGVVLPGCECASVPVANSLIRRGVNPAAAFAFLLSAPAINPIVLTATAVAFPGNPAMVAARLVASLLTAAAMGWLWLWLGREEWLRPAVRNTGHRPGRSRWKEFRLGFRHDFLHAGGFLVLGAMAAATFNVAVPSSVLDTFSGSPWLSVLFLAGLAVLLAVCSEADAFVAASLTGFSPTARLAFMVVGPMVDLKLIALQTGTFGRAFALRFSTATTAVAVVASVLIGGALL; encoded by the coding sequence ATGCAAAAAACGGATGAACTGGTTGATGTGGCGCCCCCCTCGGCGATCGTCGCCCCGCCCGACGCTCACCCGAGACGGCACGTCACCGGATGGCCCCTGTCCGTCGGCATCGCCACGGCGGCCGGTCTGGTGGCGGTGCTCGTGCTCACCGGCGGCGGGTGGCTGAACCAGCCCGCTGTCGCTGCCTGGCGCACGGTCTGTCTGGCCATCACCGTCCAGGCACTGCCCTTCCTTCTTCTGGGTACGGCCCTGTCGGGGGCGATCAACGCCTTCGTACCGGCCGACCTGTTCACCAGGATCCTGCCCAGGCGCCCCGCACTCGCCGTCCCGGTGGCCGGCGTCGCGGGCGTCGTGCTGCCGGGCTGCGAGTGCGCCTCGGTGCCGGTCGCGAACAGTCTGATCCGCCGAGGCGTCAACCCGGCCGCCGCCTTCGCCTTCCTGCTCTCCGCTCCCGCGATCAACCCGATCGTGCTCACCGCCACGGCCGTCGCCTTCCCGGGAAACCCCGCCATGGTCGCCGCCCGACTGGTCGCCTCCCTCCTCACCGCGGCCGCGATGGGCTGGCTGTGGCTCTGGCTGGGACGCGAGGAGTGGCTGCGCCCCGCAGTCCGGAACACCGGGCACCGGCCGGGGCGCAGCCGCTGGAAGGAGTTCCGCCTCGGCTTCCGGCACGACTTCCTGCACGCCGGTGGCTTCCTGGTGCTGGGCGCCATGGCCGCGGCCACGTTCAACGTGGCGGTGCCGAGCTCGGTCCTCGACACCTTCTCCGGCTCGCCCTGGCTGTCGGTCCTCTTCCTGGCCGGTCTCGCCGTCCTGCTCGCCGTCTGCTCGGAGGCGGACGCCTTCGTCGCAGCCTCGCTCACCGGCTTCTCGCCCACCGCCCGGCTGGCCTTCATGGTGGTCGGACCGATGGTCGACCTGAAGCTGATCGCCCTTCAGACGGGCACGTTCGGCCGGGCCTTCGCGCTCCGCTTCTCCACCGCGACCACGGCCGTCGCCGTCGTCGCGAGCGTCCTGATCGGAGGCGCGCTGCTGTGA
- a CDS encoding TIGR03943 family putative permease subunit: MKRHVQVLLLVLTGLGLLHTALFSDLCLRYVKEGLRPVLIASGVLLLLLGLAGAALDHMDPEGDDQGRNHDHDHDHAHDHDHDHDHAHDHDHDHDHDHAHDQDRHEDDHGHDHSTAPRIAWLLFLPALSLLFYAPPALGAYTASHANNKAVKQEQRFDPLPATTPLPLTLTDFTARVQQDREQAIRGRSISMTGFVTPAGPDGGWYLTRIIFTCCAADSQSVKVRMYGTPAPPANTWLAVTGNWHPRGTLGTKSATAALDIHRTERISPPVNAFTDDLPLTPS; this comes from the coding sequence GTGAAGCGCCACGTACAGGTCCTCCTGCTCGTCCTGACCGGCCTGGGACTGCTCCACACCGCCCTGTTCAGCGACCTCTGCCTGCGCTACGTCAAAGAGGGCCTGCGTCCCGTGCTCATCGCCTCCGGCGTACTGCTCCTGCTGCTGGGCCTCGCGGGAGCCGCGCTGGACCACATGGACCCGGAAGGCGACGACCAGGGACGCAACCACGACCACGACCACGACCATGCCCACGACCACGACCACGACCACGACCATGCCCACGACCACGACCACGACCACGACCACGACCATGCCCACGACCAGGACAGACACGAAGACGATCACGGGCACGACCACTCCACCGCCCCCCGCATCGCCTGGCTGCTGTTCCTGCCCGCGCTCAGCCTGCTCTTCTACGCTCCGCCCGCCCTCGGCGCGTACACGGCCTCGCACGCGAACAACAAGGCCGTGAAGCAGGAGCAGCGGTTCGACCCGCTGCCCGCGACCACACCCCTGCCGCTGACCCTGACGGACTTCACCGCCCGGGTCCAGCAGGACCGGGAACAGGCCATCAGGGGCCGCAGCATCAGCATGACCGGTTTCGTCACCCCGGCAGGACCGGACGGCGGCTGGTATCTGACCCGGATCATCTTCACCTGCTGCGCGGCCGACTCCCAGTCGGTCAAGGTGCGGATGTACGGGACTCCCGCGCCGCCCGCCAACACCTGGCTGGCCGTCACCGGAAACTGGCACCCGCGCGGCACGCTCGGCACGAAGTCCGCGACGGCGGCCCTCGACATCCACCGCACCGAGCGCATCTCGCCGCCCGTCAACGCGTTCACGGACGACCTTCCGCTGACTCCCTCGTGA
- a CDS encoding alpha/beta fold hydrolase translates to MDTGTRTADTREIELSAGTIAYDDTGGDGPVLVLLHGLMMDASLWDGPVAGLSADHRCVVPTLPLGAHRHPMRAEAELSLPAVARLVAEFLDRLDLRDVTLVGNDTGGALVQFVMADGEDRVGRAVLVSCDAFDNFPPGLTGRVLVATGRLSPRLFGLFMQQMRVRFVRRLPIAFGWLTKRGDAACARWMRPVLGEPGIRRDAVRLLRTADRATRRLLEAAAERLPLFDRPALVVWASEDRVMPPEHGRRLAALLPQGRLVEVDDGYTLLPLDRPAELARVIREFVRSTDASRTRTTPTEGDQGRPGATV, encoded by the coding sequence ATGGACACCGGTACCCGGACCGCGGACACCCGCGAGATCGAACTGTCCGCGGGCACGATCGCCTACGACGACACCGGCGGCGATGGTCCCGTACTGGTGCTGCTGCACGGCCTGATGATGGACGCCTCGCTGTGGGACGGGCCGGTGGCCGGCCTGTCCGCCGACCACCGGTGCGTCGTTCCGACCCTGCCCCTGGGAGCGCACCGCCACCCGATGCGCGCAGAGGCGGAACTGTCGCTGCCCGCGGTGGCGCGGCTCGTCGCGGAGTTCCTCGATCGGCTGGACCTGCGGGACGTCACGCTGGTCGGGAACGACACGGGCGGTGCGCTCGTGCAGTTCGTCATGGCCGACGGCGAGGACCGCGTGGGGCGGGCGGTGCTCGTGTCCTGCGACGCGTTCGACAACTTCCCGCCGGGCCTGACCGGACGGGTCCTGGTGGCCACCGGTCGTCTCTCGCCGCGTCTGTTCGGGCTGTTCATGCAGCAGATGAGAGTGCGGTTCGTGCGCCGTCTGCCGATCGCGTTCGGTTGGCTGACCAAGCGGGGCGACGCGGCCTGCGCGCGCTGGATGCGGCCGGTGCTGGGTGAACCGGGGATCCGCCGGGACGCCGTACGCCTGTTGCGTACGGCGGACCGGGCGACCCGTCGCCTGCTGGAAGCCGCCGCCGAGCGCCTGCCGCTCTTCGACCGGCCCGCCCTGGTGGTCTGGGCGAGCGAGGACCGGGTGATGCCGCCCGAGCACGGCCGGCGCCTCGCCGCACTGCTGCCCCAGGGACGGCTGGTCGAGGTGGACGACGGGTACACGCTGCTCCCCCTGGACCGGCCGGCGGAACTGGCCCGCGTCATCCGGGAGTTCGTCCGCTCCACGGATGCGTCTCGGACGCGGACCACGCCGACCGAGGGCGACCAGGGCCGACCAGGAGCGACCGTGTGA